A section of the Devosia rhizoryzae genome encodes:
- the bamA gene encoding outer membrane protein assembly factor BamA, producing the protein MTHPTKLLRGAVSAIALLGAAPMAAGVPVLGVVAVQAQEQLVASVLFEGNRRFSDADLLKMVDVSASGVYTQQRLNADIESIRQAYDREGFMSVSVTARTEAAADGRVRVIFSVTEGDRAGIAAINFTGNNAIGANNLKGAILTKESGILSWLLRDDMYNEQKLAADREIIRRYYANRGYPDVQVNSVAEYDAGRNGYFINFTVNEGQRYDFGNVGIETSIDGLNTDVLRSTVRTGQGGTYSMEDLQTSIEDMAYEATAQGYSFADVRARLDRDVATGTFNVTYLVDEGARIYVERINITGNQKTRDFVIRRELNFAEGDPFNRSMVIRGRTAIEALDYFSKVEISTGPGSAPDKIVLNINVEEKSTGEYGATAGYSTTDGILGEVSLTERNFLGRGQYLRAAIGASQSGRTFDFSFTEPRFMGLKVAAGVDAYHRIYEETNTSFYGAQSTGGQLRLGVPLTSALNASFFGGYERKVITDKDQRPGGNPAFRSAFVNDGQEFNKAFIGYTLTWNGLDDIKNPTQGLYATFSQQYVGWDHNLIKSEARGRYFVPVIQDSGIVASLRGQAGVINSLNGGGINVVEAFQPGAQLVRGFEGRGFGPRTAAGEYIGTTMFAGISAEIEFPIPGLPENYGLSGAVFADAGWVGDASDILNGGLQTAASNDVPLRTSIGASLIWDSPFGPLRGDIAHALNKSTGDRTQLFQFTISTLL; encoded by the coding sequence ATGACTCACCCCACCAAGCTGCTGCGTGGCGCGGTTTCCGCGATCGCCCTTCTGGGCGCTGCCCCGATGGCTGCAGGCGTGCCTGTTCTTGGCGTCGTGGCTGTGCAGGCTCAGGAGCAGCTGGTTGCTTCGGTGCTGTTCGAGGGCAATCGCCGCTTCTCCGACGCTGACCTTCTCAAGATGGTCGATGTCTCCGCTTCTGGCGTCTATACCCAGCAGCGTCTCAATGCCGACATTGAAAGCATCCGCCAGGCTTATGACCGCGAAGGCTTCATGTCCGTGTCGGTTACCGCCCGCACCGAAGCGGCTGCTGATGGTCGTGTTCGCGTCATCTTCAGCGTGACTGAAGGGGATCGTGCCGGTATTGCCGCGATCAACTTCACCGGCAACAATGCCATCGGCGCCAACAATCTCAAGGGTGCCATCCTCACGAAGGAATCCGGCATCCTGAGCTGGCTGCTCCGTGACGACATGTACAACGAGCAGAAGCTCGCTGCCGACCGCGAAATCATCCGTCGGTACTACGCCAATCGCGGCTACCCCGACGTTCAGGTCAACTCGGTTGCCGAGTATGATGCTGGCCGCAACGGCTACTTCATCAACTTCACGGTGAACGAAGGCCAGCGCTACGACTTCGGCAATGTCGGCATCGAGACCAGCATCGACGGCCTCAACACCGATGTGCTGCGCAGCACGGTCCGCACCGGTCAGGGTGGCACATACTCGATGGAGGATCTCCAGACCTCGATCGAAGACATGGCCTACGAAGCTACCGCTCAGGGTTATTCCTTTGCCGACGTTCGTGCTCGTCTTGATCGCGATGTCGCGACTGGAACGTTCAATGTCACCTATCTGGTCGACGAGGGTGCTCGCATCTATGTCGAGCGCATCAACATCACCGGCAATCAGAAGACGCGTGATTTCGTTATTCGCCGTGAGCTGAACTTTGCTGAAGGCGACCCCTTCAACCGCTCCATGGTGATCCGTGGCCGGACGGCCATCGAAGCCCTCGATTACTTCTCCAAGGTCGAAATCTCGACTGGTCCGGGCTCCGCGCCAGACAAGATCGTGCTCAACATCAATGTCGAAGAAAAATCGACTGGTGAATATGGTGCCACGGCTGGCTACTCGACCACCGACGGTATCCTTGGCGAAGTCTCGCTGACCGAGCGCAATTTCCTTGGCCGTGGCCAGTATCTGCGTGCTGCCATTGGCGCCTCGCAGTCCGGCCGGACCTTCGATTTCTCCTTCACCGAGCCCCGTTTCATGGGTCTCAAGGTGGCGGCAGGCGTCGATGCGTACCACCGCATCTACGAAGAAACGAACACCAGCTTCTACGGTGCTCAATCGACCGGCGGTCAGCTGCGTCTTGGCGTACCATTGACCAGCGCGCTGAACGCAAGCTTCTTCGGCGGCTACGAGCGCAAGGTGATCACCGACAAGGATCAGCGGCCTGGTGGTAATCCGGCTTTCCGATCTGCTTTCGTCAACGATGGCCAAGAATTCAATAAGGCGTTCATCGGCTATACGCTGACCTGGAATGGTCTCGACGACATCAAAAACCCAACCCAGGGTCTTTATGCAACCTTCAGTCAGCAGTATGTCGGCTGGGATCACAACCTGATCAAGTCGGAAGCGCGAGGCCGTTACTTTGTCCCGGTGATCCAGGACAGCGGCATCGTTGCGAGCCTTCGCGGTCAGGCGGGTGTGATCAACAGCCTCAATGGTGGCGGCATCAACGTCGTCGAAGCGTTCCAGCCCGGTGCGCAGCTGGTGCGCGGCTTTGAAGGCCGTGGCTTCGGCCCGCGGACGGCGGCAGGTGAATACATCGGTACTACGATGTTCGCCGGCATTTCGGCCGAAATCGAGTTCCCGATCCCCGGCCTGCCGGAGAACTATGGCCTGTCCGGCGCGGTGTTTGCCGATGCGGGCTGGGTGGGTGATGCCAGCGACATCCTCAATGGTGGCCTTCAGACGGCTGCCAGCAACGATGTGCCGCTCCGCACTTCGATCGGTGCATCGCTGATCTGGGATTCACCGTTCGGGCCGTTGCGTGGCGATATCGCGCACGCGCTCAACAAGTCTACGGGCGACCGGACACAGCTGTTCCAGTTCACCATCTCGACCTTGCTCTAA
- the rseP gene encoding RIP metalloprotease RseP, translating to MIEFAFWLLSYVVPFLAVLTVIVFVHEMGHYLVARWNGVAIQTFSIGFGRELVGWNDRHGTRWRISAIPLGGYVRFLGDMNEASVPDPEASARIDPALAPHLFVNKSVWQRIAVVAAGPIANVILTFLILYALLLGYGRYSIPPVIGEVLPESVAATAGIESGDRILAVDGYAVRGFEDFQRYVATSPERQVAVELERDGASQTLTLVPEAVDVEDRFGNNQRIGRIGVTRDVSETDVTLYRPGPIEAIGMTVEEIRFIIQRTAAFLGDFFVGRGDVEQLGGPVKVAKVSGEVASLGVVALINLMALLSLNIGIFNLLPVPMLDGGHLLYYLIEAVRGRPLSMKVQEMGFRFGFALVMGLMVFTLFNDTVFAHFGILR from the coding sequence ATGATCGAATTCGCCTTCTGGCTCCTCTCCTATGTCGTTCCGTTTCTTGCGGTACTGACCGTCATCGTCTTCGTGCACGAGATGGGCCACTATCTCGTAGCGCGCTGGAATGGCGTGGCGATCCAGACATTTTCGATCGGCTTCGGGCGCGAATTGGTCGGCTGGAACGACCGGCATGGCACGCGCTGGCGCATTTCGGCCATTCCGCTTGGTGGCTACGTTCGCTTCTTGGGCGACATGAACGAAGCCAGTGTTCCGGATCCAGAAGCTTCGGCCAGGATCGATCCTGCCCTGGCGCCGCACCTTTTCGTCAACAAGTCCGTGTGGCAGCGCATTGCCGTGGTCGCCGCCGGACCGATTGCCAATGTCATCCTGACCTTCTTGATCCTTTATGCGCTGCTGCTCGGCTATGGGCGCTATTCGATCCCGCCGGTCATCGGCGAGGTGCTGCCCGAATCCGTTGCGGCCACCGCCGGTATCGAAAGCGGCGATCGCATCCTTGCTGTGGACGGCTATGCCGTTCGTGGCTTTGAAGATTTCCAGCGTTATGTGGCAACCAGCCCGGAGCGGCAGGTCGCCGTGGAACTGGAGCGGGACGGTGCCTCCCAGACGCTGACGCTGGTGCCTGAGGCCGTCGATGTCGAGGATCGGTTCGGCAACAACCAGCGCATCGGCCGCATCGGGGTCACCCGCGATGTGTCGGAAACCGATGTGACGCTTTATCGGCCGGGTCCGATCGAAGCCATCGGCATGACCGTCGAGGAGATTCGCTTCATCATCCAGCGCACGGCGGCTTTTCTTGGCGATTTCTTCGTCGGGCGCGGCGATGTGGAACAGCTGGGTGGTCCGGTCAAAGTCGCCAAAGTCTCAGGGGAAGTTGCAAGCCTTGGCGTCGTGGCGCTGATCAACCTCATGGCCCTGCTGTCGCTCAACATCGGCATCTTCAACCTTTTGCCGGTGCCGATGCTCGATGGCGGGCATCTCCTCTACTATCTGATCGAGGCTGTTCGTGGCCGGCCGCTCAGCATGAAGGTTCAGGAAATGGGCTTCCGTTTTGGGTTTGCGCTGGTGATGGGGCTGATGGTATTCACCCTGTTCAATGACACGGTTTTCGCGCACTTCGGAATATTGCGCTAA